GTAATACAATATCACCCTGATGCAACAATAGAAAAATATCCAGAGATAGATTTTTTTGGATATATGAAAACTAAAAAAGGAGAGGGAAGTATAACTAGAGACGCAAAGGTTAGATTATCAAATGCTATATCTTTAGAGGAATTCAATGGAGATCTTGATTTTTTAACAAATAAAGGTTTAGCCGATAGGATTGGTGAGAACATGAACATTGCTCAATCTGAAATTCATAGATCATACTATAGATATACTATTAATATAGACCTTGATGAAATAGGGGTAGATGAAAATGAAAATATTAATTTGCCTAAGGAGGAAAAAAGTAGAAGAATAGAGAAATTACTTGACACAATAGCATTTTTGTATAGAGATATTAAGGGGAGAAGAGAAGACTTAAAACCACTTTTTGCAATAGGTGGAGTGTATGACATAAAAAATCCATTCTTTCAAAACGTTGTTGAAGTAAAGGGAAATCGAATAAAAATAGATCTATTACAATCTGTTTTAGAATATGAACATGTAAAAGAAAATACAATATGTGGAATAGTAAAAGGAAAATTTTCAAATGAAAGTGAAATAATTGAAAAATTAAATGCAATTTCTATACCAGAATTATTTAAAAATTTAAAAGAGAGGGTTAAAAATTACTATGAAGGCAATTAAATTAAAAATAGAACAAGAAACTGCAAATTATAAAATTCCTACAAGTTTTGGGTTAAGGGAGACTTATCCTCTCCCTCCTTATTCAACTGTTATTGGAATGGTTCATAAATTATGTGATTTTAAAGAATATCACGATATGGAAATAAGTATTTCGGGAAAATATTTTTCTAAAGTTAATGACTTATATACTCGATATGAGTTTAAACCTGGAATGAAATTTGAAAAAGGGAGACATCAATTGAAAATTGATGATTATAATTATGGGATAACAAAAGGAATAGCAACAGCAGAATTACTTGTTAATATAGAATTATTAATTCACATAGCCCCTAAAGATGAGAGTACAATTAATGTAATATATGATGCATTTAAATATCCAAGAGAATATCCATCTCTTGGAAGAAGAGAAGATCTTGCTATAATAAAGAAAGTTGAAATTATAGAATTTGAAAAAAAGATATTAAAAAGGAGTATAAGAAAAGATTACTCTTACTATATACCTTTGAATTATTTAAATGGATTGAAATTTAGAAATAAATTATCTGGAGTGAAAATAACAGGAACTAAATATATTTTAAATAAAAATTATAAACTTGAAAAAGTAGGTAAAGGTAAGAATACCAAAATTTTTAGAAACTGGAATAAAGTTGAGGTTTTATATAATTCTAATATAAGCGCTTTAAAAAATCATGAATTTTTTATTGATGAAAAAGAAGATATATTATTTTTAGCTTGAAGGTGATTTTATGTGTTTTTTAGCAAAATCTAATCCAGAAGAAACTAT
This genomic interval from Marinitoga hydrogenitolerans DSM 16785 contains the following:
- the cas5b gene encoding type I-B CRISPR-associated protein Cas5b; this encodes MKAIKLKIEQETANYKIPTSFGLRETYPLPPYSTVIGMVHKLCDFKEYHDMEISISGKYFSKVNDLYTRYEFKPGMKFEKGRHQLKIDDYNYGITKGIATAELLVNIELLIHIAPKDESTINVIYDAFKYPREYPSLGRREDLAIIKKVEIIEFEKKILKRSIRKDYSYYIPLNYLNGLKFRNKLSGVKITGTKYILNKNYKLEKVGKGKNTKIFRNWNKVEVLYNSNISALKNHEFFIDEKEDILFLA
- the cas7i gene encoding type I-B CRISPR-associated protein Cas7/Cst2/DevR, with amino-acid sequence MNKKGLTLTIIFEAESANYGEGIGNVTALKKLSRGNGQFTYVSRQALRYNIVEQLSEELSPVEAQGSGDKKVIQYHPDATIEKYPEIDFFGYMKTKKGEGSITRDAKVRLSNAISLEEFNGDLDFLTNKGLADRIGENMNIAQSEIHRSYYRYTINIDLDEIGVDENENINLPKEEKSRRIEKLLDTIAFLYRDIKGRREDLKPLFAIGGVYDIKNPFFQNVVEVKGNRIKIDLLQSVLEYEHVKENTICGIVKGKFSNESEIIEKLNAISIPELFKNLKERVKNYYEGN